In a single window of the Delftia tsuruhatensis genome:
- a CDS encoding caspase family protein, translating to MNSTGYPQGHALLIGVANYQHVSSLPPAILNDVNDVAATLASPSFCAYAPENVATLLDADATRVAVLKGLEELSIRAGSDDTACIFFSGHGGIVGEESVLATVECDLLDMENSSISSDELAAAFLKIKAKRLLVFIDACHAGGSAISKSLADGLGNQIKSGYTQSSFAKLASGSGRALMASCRVDEVSAVFPGARNSVFTTALLKGLRGAADKGASGFIRLFDLFHYISEEVPKLIPNGQHPIFKADNIDENFAIALNQGGTKNVLNLDVAPSAREESPWPVLEKALVELYPFGPRDQEIWSRAGGDLSRLQFHPTGQAAWHAALRTLKQGGGGRDINFAGLLRVAKEDFPNHPQLLVLQAP from the coding sequence ATGAACTCTACCGGCTACCCGCAAGGCCATGCACTGCTGATTGGCGTAGCGAATTACCAGCACGTCTCAAGCCTGCCGCCCGCCATCTTGAACGACGTTAATGACGTCGCTGCAACGCTGGCGTCGCCAAGCTTTTGTGCCTATGCACCAGAAAATGTAGCCACGCTCTTGGATGCGGACGCTACACGTGTCGCTGTCTTGAAAGGGCTCGAAGAACTGTCTATTCGCGCCGGTTCGGATGATACCGCCTGCATCTTTTTCTCCGGCCATGGTGGGATCGTGGGCGAAGAGAGTGTGTTGGCGACCGTGGAGTGTGATCTTTTGGACATGGAAAATTCCTCCATAAGTTCGGATGAGCTAGCAGCAGCCTTTTTAAAGATTAAAGCGAAGCGCTTGTTGGTGTTCATCGACGCCTGCCATGCAGGAGGGTCTGCAATTTCGAAAAGTTTGGCCGATGGCTTGGGCAACCAGATTAAATCTGGGTACACGCAAAGTTCCTTTGCCAAGCTAGCAAGCGGAAGCGGACGGGCGCTAATGGCCTCCTGTCGTGTTGACGAAGTGTCTGCTGTATTTCCTGGCGCGCGCAACAGTGTTTTTACGACAGCATTGCTGAAAGGTTTGCGCGGCGCGGCTGACAAGGGCGCCAGCGGATTTATCAGGCTCTTTGATCTCTTTCACTACATTTCGGAAGAGGTGCCCAAGCTGATTCCAAATGGTCAGCATCCAATTTTCAAAGCCGACAATATTGATGAAAACTTCGCTATCGCACTCAATCAAGGAGGAACGAAGAACGTGTTGAACCTTGATGTTGCACCCAGTGCCAGAGAAGAGAGCCCTTGGCCAGTTTTGGAGAAGGCGCTGGTCGAACTCTATCCATTCGGACCGCGCGATCAAGAAATATGGAGTCGTGCCGGAGGGGACTTATCCCGACTCCAGTTTCATCCCACTGGACAAGCTGCTTGGCATGCAGCACTTCGCACGCTGAAACAGGGTGGTGGAGGTAGAGATATCAATTTTGCAGGTTTACTCAGGGTAGCAAAGGAAGATTTCCCAAATCACCCGCAGTTATTGGTACTGCAAGCACCTTGA
- a CDS encoding PilL N-terminal domain-containing protein: MPAILRPSHPPACRLVLATALLLAGCNTLYEPVRAMPDVASAQATADPASIAVLRQGRYTLVELAPSAAQRDLLRQVVEVALPTDAQASVGDGLRHVLKRSGYRLCAEPSVADSALYSLPLPLAHQRLGPMTLREALLTLAGPAWLMQADERQRVICFAPADQVPQVAASEAGATDTVPPTPAFATPSGALP, from the coding sequence ATGCCCGCCATCCTGCGTCCATCCCATCCCCCAGCCTGCCGCCTGGTGCTGGCCACGGCGCTCTTGCTGGCGGGCTGCAACACCTTGTACGAGCCGGTGCGCGCGATGCCGGACGTGGCCAGCGCTCAGGCCACTGCTGACCCCGCGTCCATTGCGGTGCTGCGCCAGGGTCGCTATACCTTGGTCGAACTGGCGCCAAGCGCGGCGCAGCGTGACTTGTTGCGGCAGGTGGTGGAGGTCGCTCTCCCGACCGATGCCCAGGCCAGTGTCGGCGATGGCCTGCGTCATGTGCTCAAGCGCAGCGGCTATCGGCTGTGCGCTGAGCCGTCGGTGGCGGACAGCGCCCTGTACTCCCTGCCGTTGCCCCTGGCGCACCAACGCCTGGGGCCCATGACCTTGCGCGAGGCTTTGTTGACCTTGGCCGGCCCGGCGTGGCTGATGCAGGCCGACGAACGCCAGCGCGTGATCTGTTTTGCCCCCGCCGACCAGGTGCCGCAGGTGGCGGCCAGCGAAGCGGGGGCAACTGACACAGTTCCCCCGACACCCGCCTTTGCTACGCCTTCAGGAGCGCTGCCATGA